DNA sequence from the bacterium genome:
TCGCCATAGATTTCGATCGGGCGGTTTCGCAGGGCCTGGCAGATGAAGTTGCTGACCACCCGGCCGTCCTCCGGGTCCATCCTCGGTCCATAAGTGTTGAAGATCCGGATGATCCTCGTCGGGAGGCCGGTCTGGCGCCGATGGTTGGCGGTGAGGGCCTCGGCGAAACGCTTGCTCTCGTCGTAAACCGCTCGGGGCCCCACCGAATTGACGTTGCCCCAGTAGCCTTCGACTTGGGGGTGAACCATCGGATCGCCGTAAACCTCGCTGGTGCTGGCCAGCAGAAAGCCGGCCTTTTTGCGTTGGGCCAGCTCCAGCAAATGGAGGGTCCCTTCGCCGTTCACCCGCATCGTCTCGACCGGAAAGCGCAGGTATTTGGGCGGCGAGGCCGGGCTGGCGAAGTGCAGGATCCAATCGACCGGGCCATCGAGCTCGAGCGGCGCAATGACGTCCCGGTTCAAAAGCTGGAAAGACCGATTCCCTTGCAGGTGAGCGAGGTTGATTTCCCGGCCGGTGAGGAAATTGTCGACGGCGATCACCTGGTGGCCCGAAGCGATCGCTCGGTCGGCCAGGTGGCTGCCCAGGAAACCGGCGGCACCGGTGATGAGGATTCTCATCGGCCGATCCCCAGGTAACGGAAGCCGGCTTTTTCCAAGGCCGCGCCGTCCAGAAAGTTTCGGCCGTCGAGGATCAGCGGCCTTTTCATCAGGCCGGCCAGCTTCGGCCAATCCAGGCTCCGGTATTCCGGCCACTCGGTGACCAGGATCGCCGCGTCGCCGTCGCGCACCGCCTCTTCGACCTCGGCGCAGAACCGGGCCTGGCCGCCGCCGAAACGGCCGGGGAAATCGGAGCGGGCCACCGGATCGTGGACCCGGACCGCCGCGCCCCGCTCGACCAGCCGCCGAACGATCTCCAGCGCCGGCGCGTCGCGAATGTCGTCGGTGTGGGGCTTGAAAGCCAAGCCCAGCAAGGCGACGTTGCGGCCCTTCAAAATCTTGAGCTCGGCCGCCAATTTTTCGACCGCCAGCTCGCGCTGGCGCTCATTGGCTTCGCGGGCGGCTTGGACGGTCTTGAGGGCCAAGCCGTATTCGCGGGCCGTCGACATGAGAGCGGCGGTGTCCTTGCCGAAGCAGGAGCCGCCCCAGCCGATCCCGGCCCGCAGAAACTCGGCTCCGATCCGCCGGTCCAGGCCGGTGGCCTTGGCGACGTCCCGCACGTCGGCCCCGACCTTTTCGGCAAGCAAGGCCATCTCGTTGATGAAGCTGATCTTCAGGGCCAGAAAGGCATTGGCCGAATACTTGATCAGCTCGGCCGAGGCCAAGTCGGTCCTGACCAAGGCGGTCGCGCGCTTCCCTTCGGGCGCCGGCAGTCCCGGCGGCACCCGGAAGTCTTGGGCCAGGATCGGCCGGTAAAGGTCGCGCAGGGCTTCCATCGATTCGGCGCTTTCGCCGCCGATCACGATCCGGTCCGGGAAGAAGGTGTCATGGATCGCCGATCCCTCCCGCAAAAATTCGGGATTGGAAACGACGGTGAAACGGGGCTCCGGAATGTCGGGCCGATGCTCGCGGATGGCCTCGCGAATCATCGACGCCACCCAATTCCCGCTGCCGATCGGCACGGTGGACTTGTTCACCACGACGGTGGGCTTGGAGCCCAGATGATGGCCGATCTGGGTCGCGGCTTCGCGCAGCGGGCCCAGATCGGGGCTGCCGTCTTCCAGGCTCGGCGTTCCCACCGCGATGAAGACGAAATCGGAGTCGGCCACGGCCTCGGCCGAACGGGTCGTGAAACGGAGCCGGGGAGAAGCCGCAGCCACCAATTCCGCCAAATGGGGCTCGAAAATCGGCAGCTGACCTTCTTGCAAACGGCGAACCTTGGCCTCGTCGAGGTCCTGACAGACCACCTCATTGCCCAGGTAGGCCAGGGAGGCGCCGGTCGTGAGACCGATGTAGCCAGTGCCGATCACGCCAATCTTCATCAAGGCTCCTTAAGAAGAGGCTGTTGAAAGCCATGGTCCTTCGGAATCTCCAAAAACGCCTGTTGGGGCGAGGTCAGCCAGTTGAATCGCACCAGATGAAAGAGAGCCGCGAAGCCGTCCTTCCAGCCGATCTTTTTACCCTGGAGCCGGGACCGGGGAAAATACGAAATGGGCACCTCGAGGACCCGGACCCGAATTTTGGCCAAATAAGCCGTCGTTTCGACCTCGATGCCGAATCTTTGCGAACGCAGCTTCATATTCTTCAAGATGTCGGCTCGGAAGACCTTGTAGCACGTTTCCATATCGGATAAATACATTCCGGAAGCAAAATTGCTCAGCAAGGTCAGGCAGCGGTTAACGAAATAGTGATAGGTCCGATGCACCTGAAACGAGGACTTCTTGAACCGGCTGCCGTAAACCACGTCGGCCGCTCCGCGCAGCAGTGGATCGAGGAGCAAGGGAATTTCCCCAGGGTCGTACTCGAAATCGGCGTCCTGAAAGATGATGAAGTCGCCGGTGGCTAAGGCGATGCCTCGAATCAGGCAGGCTCCCTTGCCTTGGTTGGTCGGCTGCTCCAAAACGGTGAAGCCATACTCCTGGCCAAGCCGGTTCAGGACCTGCAGGCTCGAATCGCTCGAGCCGTCGTCGATGAAGATCCACTCCCGGTCGATAGGGCAGGAAGACTTCATCAACCGGCGGATCACCTCCTCCAGCCGGGGTCCTTCGTTGAAGACCGGGACGATGATGGAGAGCTTTGGCATTTCCGGTTAAGGGGCTAAAACATTTGGCCACGATATGAAACTGCTTTTTCTTTGCCAGAGTTCTCCCCTCAAGGAGGGGGGCGCCGAAACCCGGAATCGGGAGGTCGCCCGGCATTTGGCGGCCCTTGGCCACCAAGTGACCGTGCTCTGCGCCAAGACCAGTCCCGGCGACCCTGCCGAGCTGTCCTGGGAGGGGGTGCGGATCCTGCAGAAGAAAGTCCTGCCCGATTTTCTGCTGCGAAAATACCCCTACCCCTCCTACCTCCCTTTGGCGGCGGCCAATCTCTTCCTGGCCTTTCATCTCCTCCGGCTGCTGCGCAAGGAGCGCTTCGATGCCTTGCGCGAGGACATCTCGCCGGTGCCGCCTTCGGGTCTCCTGGCCTTGATCCGCTTCCCGGGGATTCAGCGCTCGGCGATCGTCCACAATTTGGCCCCGAACCTCGGGCTCTGGTTCGACTATTACGGCCGGGCCTTTGGGACCGTCGGTTACCTGATGAACCGGCTCTTGCGCGGCGGGTGGCTGCGCTACGACGCCATCGTCTGCGATGGGAAATGGTTCGCCGAGGAGCTGCAAAAACATGCCGCCATCGCCAACCGAGTCGAGTTCATTCCCAACGGAGTCGGAGGAGCTTTCTTTGACGACCGTTCGGAAAACCGCAGCGGCGCCCGGATCTTGGCGGTGGGCCGCCTGGTCGAGATCAAGGGCCACCGCTTTCTATTGGAAGCCTTGGCTCGAATCGCCGGCAAGCATCCGGAGCTCCGCCTCTCGATCTACGGCGGAGGTCCGCTCCGCGAGGCTCTGATCGAGCTCGGCCGGGAGCTCGGGATCGCCGACCGGGTCTCTTTCGAAGCCTCGCGCCCGTCCGAGGCGATGCCCGAGGTTTACCGCGGCCATGACCTCTTCGTCATGCCTTCGCTCTTCGAAGGGCTGCCGCTGGCGCTCCTCGAGGCCATGGCCGGCAAGCTGCCGGTCTTGGTCAGCGACATCTCGGCCTTCCGCTCAGTCTTGGACGAGAGGTCAGCCCTCTTCTTCACCAAAGCCGACTCCGAGGATTTGGCGGCCAAGCTGAGCTGGGCCTTGGAGCATCGGCCGGAGCTGACGAAAATGACGGGGCTGGCCCAATCCAAGGCCCATGCCTACCGTTGGGAAAATATCTCGGCTTTGGAGCTGGCAAAAATGGTTGGCCCCCAAGGAAAGGAAGCTCGAGCCCATGGCTGAAGGATCCAAGCCGCTGAAGGCGGCTTTCCTCTTGAACAATCTTCACGGCGGAGGGGCCGAAAGAGTGGCGCTCAACCTGGCGGAGGGATTTCGCCGGGAGGGCTGGGCCGCCGATTTGCTCCTGGCCCGCAAGGAAGGCCACTACCTCAACCAAGTCCCGGCCGGCCTTTCGGTTCACGCTTTCAATACCCGAACCCCGGTGGGGAGCTTTTTCAAGCTGCTCGGCTACCTGCGTCGCGAGCGGCCCGACGTCTTATTCTCCTTCCTGCCCCGGGAAAATTTGGTCGCGCTGCTCGCGAAGAAATGGCGGCGGCCGGCCACTCGCTTCTGCGTCAGCGAGCAAAACACTCCCTCGGAAGTGCTCAAGATCAGCCCTTGGTACTATGCCTTGGCTTATCGATGGACCGTGCGTCATTTGTATCCCGGGGCCGACGGCTTGGTGGCGGTGTCCCACGGGGTAGGCAAGGACCTCCATCAAGCTTTCGGAATCGAGAAAAGCCGGATTCGAGTCATCTACAACCCGCTCATTGGGCCGGAAGTGGCGCGCCGCGCCGCCGAAGCCTTGGACGACCCTTGGTATCGGGATCGATCCTCGCCCCTGCTGCTGGCCGTCGGGCGACTCGAGCCGCAGAAAGATTTCTTCAGCTTACTGAACGCCTTCGTGGAAATTCGCCGGGTTCGACCCTGCCGGCTCCTCATCCTAGGGGAAGGCAGCCTGCGGGGGCCGCTGGAGGCACGGATTCGCGAGCTCGGCGCCGAGGGCCAAGTGCGGATGCCCGGCTTCGTCGACAATCCCTATGCCTGGATGGCGCGGGCCGACGTCATGGTTCTGTCCTCGGTGACCGAAGGCCTCTGCAACGTGATCGCCGAGACCGTTGCCTGCGGGACCACCGTGGTCAGCACCGATTGTCCGCATGGGCCTTGGGAAGTTTTGGAAGGCGGTCGGATCGGATACTTGGCGCCGATGGGCTCGCCGAAACAGCTGGCCGAAACGGTGCTGCGAGCCTTGGAATCGCCGATCGATCCGGCTTTGCTGCGGAAAAAAGCCGCTGAATTCGATCGCGACGAGCGAATTCGGGATTATGCCCGCATCGCCGCCGGGCTCTGCCGGGCCGAAGGCTCGTCCGACAAAAAGCTCAGCTCGAGCGAAGCAATCTCATCCCAACTCAGACCTTGAATCCGGCTCAGACCGCGAAGGGCCATCGCCTCGGCCCCTTCGGGATCGCCGGCCAACGGAATCAGCTTCCGGGCCAGATCCGAGGGGTCGGCCGGAGCGAAAAAGGTCGCCGTTGCCTCGTCGGCCACGTCGCGAAATCCCGGAATGTCCGAAACCAGGACCGGAAGCCCCACCGCCATCGCCTCCAGCAAGACGATGTTGAAGCCTTCCAGCAGCGAGGGCATGACCAAAAGGTCGAAGCTCCGATAAAAGGCCGGCAGATCGGACTCCGGAATGTAGCCCGCGAAATCGACCGAGCGCTCGATCCCCAAATGCCGGGCTTGGCGCCGGAGCGCCGGCTCCAGGTTTCCCTGGCCCAAGATCGTCAGTCGCAAGCCCGGAACGCTCTTTTGAGCCCGGGCCAAGCCTTCGAGCAGGTAGCGATGGCCTTTGTTGGGCGCCAAGCGGCCGACGCAAAGCAACCGCAGCAAAAGGTCCTTGGGTTTCGGGGCCGGCGCGGGCTTGAAATCCTTCAAATCGACGCCGTTGGGAACCGAGAAGACCGGCGTTCGCAAGGAATCCTCGGCCCGCAGGCTTTCGGCGTACCAATTCGCCGGAGCGACGATTCCGTCATAGGCCAGGCGGCCGCGGCGCAGAGCCCGCTCCATCGCATAGCCGTAGAGGCCGAATAGCCTTCCATAAAGCTGAATCCAAAGCCGGCGGCTCACCGGCAAGCCGTGAATGACCGCCACCCGGCGGGTCTTCAGTCGAGTGAAGGCAAAAATTCCCGAAACCGGGACCGGAGCCACCTCCTCCCGGATGGCATCGAAGCTTTCGCGGCGCAAAAATCGCCACAGGTAAAAGCCCATCAGCCAATTGGCCATCGCCAAAGTGAAGTAGCTGGGAAAGGGAAAGTGCTTGAGCAGAAAGTCGGGCAGGATTTTCTTGCGGAGGATCCGGAGCCCGTCGCGGCGCTCTTCGGATTTTTCGTCGACCCGAGTCTTGGCGCAAAGGTAAGTCACCTGGTGCCCCTGACCCGCGATCCGAACCGCGATTTCCCGGGAGCGGGTTTCCATCCCGCCCTCGCGATAGGGGCAGCTCTGCGACAGAAAAAGCAAGCGCATCCTCCAAGAGCTAGGAGCAAACGAGAGCCTTGGCAATAGAAATAAGCGCTGTTATTGGATGAAACCTTGATTCGAGAAACCATGGCAAAGACTCGATCGATCTTGCTCTACCTCATCCTGGCCCTGGGGATCGCCAATGGGCTCATGGCGCTGGGCCGGACCTGGGAACGCCGCTCCGAACCCGACTGGGTCGGCGAGTCCGAGCGCCGCTACGCCCGGCTTCGGGCCGATCCGAATTTGCCGGCGGTGCTGAGCTATGCCGGCGATCCCGACGCCTTCCACGTCGGCGACCACGCCGGCTTCCGCTTAATGCAATATACCTTGGCTCCCACCCTGATCACCGACCGCCTCGACCAAGAATGGCTGGTCTGGAACGGGCCTGCCCCGATTCGCGGCGAGCCGACCCTGCGCGGCTATTCGCTTTCGCGAAAGCTGGGCGAGGATCTGGATCTTTATCGCCGGGGGCGGCCTTGAGCTCGATCCTCCTCGTCAGCTGGATCCTGCCCCTCTTGCTCGGAGCTCTCTGGCTCGGGCTGCTGGCGCGGCCCCGCGACGCCGGCGCCGGGCTCCTCTTCGGCGGCCTGAGCTACGGGCTGGGCCTGGGGCTGCTGGGCTCGGCCTTTTTCCCCTGGATGCTGGCTTGGGGACCGCGGGCTGCGGGTTTCGCGGTCGCGCTATTTGGCATCTCGATTCTCGCCGTCTTGCTCTTGCGCCGGAAATGTCGGGCCCAGGCCTGGCTCACAGCCGCCGGCCCTAGCCCGAACCGGGCCTTGATGCTCATTGCCTTGGCTTTGTTGGCCATCGCGGTGGCGCTTTTTTTGCTCGAAGCCCGGCGCCTGCCTCACGGCCAATACGATGCTTGGATTTTCTGGAACATGCGGGCGCGATTTCTCTTCCGCGCCGGCGAGGAATGGCGCCAAGCCTTTTCCTGGCGCACGACTCACGGGACCTACCCCTTATTGCTCCCCTCCATCGTCGTCCAAGCCTGGAACACCCTGGCTCGGGAATCGATCCAAGCCACTCAATGGATCGCGGCCGCCTATGCCGTCGCCACGCTCGCGGTGCTGGGCGGCTCCTTGCGGATCTTGGATGGGAAGAGCCAAGGCTGGCTCGGCGCGGCCCTTCTTCTCGGCCAGCCCTTCTTCGCGATTCACGCCGCCTCGCTCTGCGCCGACGTGCCGATCGGCTTTTACTTCCTGGCCACTTTCGTCTTGGCCGCTCTCTACGACCGCGACCCGAAAAAAAATCGAGCTTGGATGCTCTTGGCCGGGATCAGCGCCGGGATGGCGGCCTGGACCAAGGTTGAGGGAGTGATCTTCGTCTTGGCCTTGGTCGGAGCCAAGCTCCTCACGACTTTGGTCGAAAGGCGATTTCGGGCGCTTTGGCGCGAGGGCCTGCCCTTCGGTCTGGGCCTCCTGCCTTGGGTGGCGATGTATTCCTATTTCCGCTGGAGCCTGCCCGACCGGCCGCCGCCGATGCCGGGCGCCGCCGCCCTTCCCGGCCTGACTTTATTCCAAAAGATCCTCGACCCGCAGCGCCACTGGATCATCGCGAAAAGTTTTTATCGGGAAATTTGGTGGCATCCGGACCACTTCATCCTGGGTCCGATCATCCTGCTCGCGCTTTTCGCCTTCGTTTTTTGGCGGCGCCGGACCGGCGATCGATCTTGGCGATGCTCGGCCCTGGCCTTGGCGCTGCTGATCGGTGGGTACTTCGGAGCCTATCTCCTCAGCCCCTTCGATCTTCGCTGGCATTTGGACCAATCGCTCAACCGCCTTTTGCTGCAGGCTTGGCCCAGCATGGTTTTCTTGGTCCTGCTCAGAAATAGTAGCGAGTCACGGTCCTGAAAATCGAAAGCGCCAGCGGAACGCCGCTGAAGACCAGCATCGCCCAGGGCATCCGCCGCTCGGCCGATTCCGACCAAGCCCAGCGGCGATTGTGAAAGACCAGGAAGCCGAGCGGCGCCAGCGCCAGAAAGTAGCGCCCCTGCAAGCCCTGGATGATCGGAATTCCGACCGGCGTCCAAGTGAGGAATTGCGAAAGGCAGAGGACGAGGAAGAGCCCGGCCGTGATCAAGGCGGCCACGATCTTCGGGCCGGCTCCGATTTCCACCTCATCGCCGTCGCCCAGGGCGATGGCAATGAGGCCCAGCGGGATCGCCACCAGCATCCAGCTCGGAACGCCGTACTCGGTCCAACCGAAGCGTCCGACGAAGCCGCCGAGGACCCCCGAGCCGTAATCGAGGAAGGAGTCGATCACCAAACGCAAGAAGACGAGGGGATGCTCCAGCACGAACTGTTTCTGGATCGCATAAGACATGGTGGCTTCGCCCCGCAGGGTCACCGCCATCCGGCCCTCGATCCCCAGCCAAAGCAACTGGCAGCCGATGGCTGAGATCGCCGAGAGAGCGAAGAGCCAAGGCCATTCCCGGTTCGCGTATTTTCGCGGGGCGATCATGAGAAAGGCCAAGACCAGCAGGACATAGGCCGGCTTGGCGGCGGCCAGCAGCAAAGCCAAGGCCGTGAAGATCAGCCATTGCCGCCGGCCGATCCGATCTTCGAGGCCGAAGGCCCAACGAAAAAGACAAGCGCTGAATAAAAAGCAAAGCCCGTTGCTGAGCCCATCGGCCGACACTCCGGAGGCCAAATAAACCGAGGAGGGCAGGAGCGCTAAGGCGAAAAAGAGCCAGCGATACACCGGGGTGAGACGCAAAGCCGCATAGATCACCGCGATCCAAAGGAGGAGATGGAGCAGCCGGCCCAAGTGGAGAATGGCCATCGGCCGCATTTCCCCGAGTTCGCCGAGCGCCGCCGCCACCGCTCCGCCCAGATAGGGCAATGGCGGGTAGCGGGCGGTCGTCGGGAAGGCGACGAAGGCCCGATCCTTCCGGTCCAACGGAACCGTCCAGGCCCATCTCAACTCTTGGAGGCTGGTTTTGCGCTCGGCATGGAAGCCCAGCCGCTCGAAGGGTTGGCGCAGGAACGGCAAGCTCTTGGGCAGCTCGCCGCCCAGGGAATTTCCGCTTCGCTCCGGCCAGAGTTGTCCCTGCCCGAGCTGGTAGGCTCGATAGAAATGAGCTTCTTCATCCATCACTTGGAAGGGCGGAATCGTGACGCTGAAGGCCAGGCCGAAAATCAGGCCGATCAGCAAAAACAGGTTTTCGGCCTTGCCAAAAAACCCCAGCATCCCGAGGTGTTATTCATATTTCGGCGGCATTGCAACGAATTTGGCCGCGACCCCAGAGGGACTTTGACAATAAAACCCTTTCTGTAATAAGCCTTTGGGCGCAATTGGATGGGAGGGTTCCGGTTGGAAAAAGAATATCAAGTCAACGCGCCGAAGGTCATCAGCGAAACCATCGACGGCGAAACGATCATCATCAATCTCGAATCCGGCAACTATTTCAGCTTGAATGCTTCCGGCGGAACCTTATGGCAGGGATTGGCCGGCAAGGCCTCGCGAGCCGCGATCGTTGAAAATCTTTGCCGGCTCTACAACTTGAAAATCAAAGACGCCCAATCCGACGTCGAAGAATTTTTCTCCCGGCTCCTCCAGGAAAATCTGATCGTCGGCCGCGAAGGACACGGTCCCGGCGCCGGCGCCGAGAGCCCAAGCCGGAGCGATTCCCGGCCCTATGAAAAACCGACCCTGCTCAAATACGAAGACATGCAGGACTTGCTGCTCCTCGATCCGATTCATGACGTGGACGAGGCCGGATGGCCGATGACCAAGCAAAACGCTTCTTGAGGCATGAACGTCGATCCCGCCGCTTATTTCGAACAAGTCGAAGCTCGATTCGAGCTCGCCGCTTCGCGGGTCGGAGAGGTTGAAAAGTCTTTTCGAGTCGGCGGCGACGGCCTCCGCTTCCGAATCGCCGGCGAGGCCTTGGCCGATAAAATTCTGCCGGCCCTCACTCACCTTCAAATCGATGCCCCGGCCGAAGCGGATTTCACCTTCTTGGCCTGGGACTCCGCCGGCAGCGGGGTGAAGATGCTGCCGCCGCCCTGGCGCTTCGAATACTACCGAGGCAAGGGCGAGATTCCGGAATTCAGCGACGAGGAGGTCTGGACCGCCTACCAGCACGGCCCCGACGCGCTGAACCTGTGGCATCGCCGCCGCCGGCGCGGCATATTTTGGGTCCGCCGGGCCGAGGCCCTGCCCTATTACGAATCGGGCGCTCCGCTGCGCTACCTTTTCCAAGCCTGGGCCTTGCAGCGGAACCGCCAATTGGCCCACGGAGCCGCCATCGGCGATGCCGAAGGCGGGCTATTGATCACGGGCAAAGGCGGGCTCGGCAAGTCGACGACCGCCGCCAGCGCCCTCTTCTCTCCGCTGCTCTTCGCCGGCGACGACTACGTCTTGCTCGACACCGAGGCGCCGCGGGCCCACAGTCTCTATGCGACCGCCAAGCTGAACGCCGATTCCTTGGATTGGATGCCCGAGCTGAAATCCTCGATCTTCAACCCCGGCCGCGATCCCGACGAGAAGGCCTTGCTTCGGCTTTGGCCCCGCTTTGCCGACCGCCTCACGCCCTCGCTTTCGCTCAAGGCCCTGGTCATTCCCGGGGTCTCCCAGGAAAAGGGCGGCGGCCATTTCGAGCCGATCTCGCCGATCCAAGCCTTGCAAGCCCTGGCTCCGAGCACCTTGGTTCAGCTCCCCGGATCGGGGAACGAAATTTTTCCGCGGCTGGCCGGCATGGCCAAGCGGCTTCCGGCATTCCGGTTTCATTTGGGCCGGGAAACGGCGAAGATCCCGGAAGTGATTCAAGAGCTGCTCGCCAAGCTCTAAGTTCATTATGATGAGCATTCGTCGCGCCAAGAAGATTCTCGCCGTGACCGACTACGTCCTCACGCCGCTCCACGAAGGCGGCGCGCTGCGGCTCTTCAGCCTGCTGCGCGGCCTGGGCGAGCTCGGCCACCAAGCGACCTTTCTGCCGAGGACCGACCACTTCCCGCACCAAGACGGGAGCCTCGAGGAAGCCGTCGCCTATCTCCGAAGCCAAGGCATCGAGGTCCCCGGCGGCCCCGAGCCCGAGCCCCTGCGCGGCCATCTGGAGCGGGCCGGCGGAGAGTACGACGCGGTGATCTTGAGCGGAGCCTACGCGGCTCAATACTGCTTCCAATCGGTGCGCCGCCTGGCGCCCCAGGCCGCTCTAATCTACGACACCGTCGACCTTCACCACCGGCGGCTGTTTCGGGAAGCCAAGCTTTCCGGCAGCCTGTTCCACCTCCGCCAGGCCTTGGCGATGAAGAAGAGCGAGCTGCTCTGCGCTAGCCACGCCGATCTCACGCTGGCGGTGACCGAGGAGGAACGGGAATTCCTCGCCCGGGAATGTCCCGGCGCCCGCATCTTCCTGCTCTCCAACGTCCATGAAGTCCATCGCCGAGCCGGCGATGCCCGGCCGGGGAAAGACATCCTGTTCCTAGGGGCCTTTCACCATCCGCCCAATCTCGACGCGGTCTTTTATTTTTTGGACGAGATTTTCCCCCTCATCGTCCCCCGTCTCCCCGCGGCCCGGCTTCAGGTGGTGGGCAGCAATCCGCCGCCCGAGCTTTTGGCTCGGGGCTCCGAAAGGATTCTGATCCGGGGCTTCGTCCCCGACCTGGGCGAGGCCATGGCCGGCTCCCGGCTGTCGGTGGCGCCGCTGCGCTTCGGGGCCGGGGTGAAGGGCAAGATTCTGGCCAGCATGGGCTACGGCGTGCCGGTGGTCGCCACCTCCACCGCGATCGAGGGAATGGAGCTGCGGCCCGGAGAAAACATTTTGTCGGCCGCCGGCCCCGAGGCATTCGCCCTCCAAGTCGAAAAGCTGGCTCGCGACGAATCCCTTTGGAAAAGCCTCTCGGCCGCCGGCCAGGATTGGGTCGAGCGGAATTATTCGCCGGCGGCGGCCCGCGACCGGCTTTGCCAAATGCTCGGCGAATGCGAGACCCCGAAGGAGGCCCGGTCGTGAATCCTCGGCCCTTGGTCAGCGCGATCGTGCCCCTGTTCAACGGCGAAGCTTATTTGGGCGAGGCCTTGGCCAGCATCTCGGCCCAAAACTACCGGCCGATCGAAATCATCGTCGTCGATGACGGCTCCTCGGACCGAGGCTACGAGATCGCCCAGAGCTATGGCGGAGTCCGTTGCTTCCGGCAGGAACGCGGGGGTGTGGCCGTGGCCCGCAACCGCGGCGTCACCGAGGCCCAAGGCGAATACTTGGCCTTTCTCGATCAGGACGACAAATGGACGCCCGACAAGCTCGAGATCCAAGTCGACTATTTAAGGAGCCACCGGGAGCTGGGCTATGTCTTCGCCCATCAACGCCTCTTCCTCGAGCCCGGCAGCCCGCCACCGGTGTGGATCCGTCAGGAGCTCGTCGACCGGCCCCATCCCGGCTTCTGCCCCGGAACCATCCTGATCGATCGCGAATTTTTCAGGAAGGTCGGCTTCTTCAATCCGGCCTACCGCTTCACCAGCGACGGCGATTGGTTTTTCCGGGCCCAAGACCTGAGCCCCCGGGTATTCCTGCCCGAGGTCCTGCTCCTCAAGCGAAGCCATCGCGAAAACGAATCCAATCACTACTCCTCCATGCAAAGCGAGATGCACCGAGTCATGCTCGAACGGATCAAGCGGAAACGGAGTGCCGGTGGTTGAAGCCTCGATCAGCGTGATCGTCCCGGTTTACAACGGCGAGCCTTATTTGGCCGAGGCGTTGGACAGCGTCCTCGGCCAAAGCCGTCGGCCCAGCCAAGTCGTGGTGATCGACGACGGATCCCAGGACCGGAGCGCGAATTTGGCCCGCCGACCCGGCGTCGAGCTGCTTCAGCAGGCGAACCTCGGCGCGGCGGCGGCCCGCAATCGCGGGATCGAGGCCGCCACCGGCGATCTTTTGGCCTTCCTCGATGCCGACGACTATTGGCCGCTCGGGAAATTGGAAATCCAAGCCCGGGCTCTCGCCGAGGACTCGGGGATCGACATGGTCTTCGGCCAAGTCCGCCATTTTTTCAGCCCCGAGCTCGACGAAGGGGAGCGCTCGAAGCTGCAATGTCCCGAGGAGCTTATGGCCGGCTATGTGCCGGGAACCCTCCTGATCCGCCGCTCGACCCTGCTTGAGGTCGGGCTTTTCAGCCCCGAATTTCGGGCCGGCGAATTCATCGAATGGTTCGACCGGGCTCAAGCCAGGGGCCTGAAATCGCGGGTCCTCCCCGAGACCCTCCTCTTCCGGCGCATCCACCGGGACAATTTCGGCCGTCGCGAAAAGCACCGGCGCCAAGATTATCTTAAAGTGGTGAAAGCCGCTCTTGACCGGCGGCGAAAAACCGTACAAGGCTGACCGCTATGTCGACCGCCATTGGCTTTCCAACCACCTGTTTCCCCGATTCCGACCACGAGCTGCTGCTCAAGGCCGCCGTCCTCGAGGGATCCGAAGCCATCGACGCCTGGCAACAATGGAAGTCCCGGGTCGACATCGACGACATCGATTACGCCGGCTTCCGCTTGGTCCCGCTGCTTTACCGCAACCTCCTGAGCTTGGGCGTGAAGGACCCGCTGATGGATCGGCTCAAGGGAGTTTATCGCTACAGCTGG
Encoded proteins:
- a CDS encoding glycosyltransferase family 2 protein yields the protein MPKLSIIVPVFNEGPRLEEVIRRLMKSSCPIDREWIFIDDGSSDSSLQVLNRLGQEYGFTVLEQPTNQGKGACLIRGIALATGDFIIFQDADFEYDPGEIPLLLDPLLRGAADVVYGSRFKKSSFQVHRTYHYFVNRCLTLLSNFASGMYLSDMETCYKVFRADILKNMKLRSQRFGIEVETTAYLAKIRVRVLEVPISYFPRSRLQGKKIGWKDGFAALFHLVRFNWLTSPQQAFLEIPKDHGFQQPLLKEP
- a CDS encoding glycosyltransferase family 4 protein, translated to MKLLFLCQSSPLKEGGAETRNREVARHLAALGHQVTVLCAKTSPGDPAELSWEGVRILQKKVLPDFLLRKYPYPSYLPLAAANLFLAFHLLRLLRKERFDALREDISPVPPSGLLALIRFPGIQRSAIVHNLAPNLGLWFDYYGRAFGTVGYLMNRLLRGGWLRYDAIVCDGKWFAEELQKHAAIANRVEFIPNGVGGAFFDDRSENRSGARILAVGRLVEIKGHRFLLEALARIAGKHPELRLSIYGGGPLREALIELGRELGIADRVSFEASRPSEAMPEVYRGHDLFVMPSLFEGLPLALLEAMAGKLPVLVSDISAFRSVLDERSALFFTKADSEDLAAKLSWALEHRPELTKMTGLAQSKAHAYRWENISALELAKMVGPQGKEARAHG
- a CDS encoding glycosyltransferase — its product is MAEGSKPLKAAFLLNNLHGGGAERVALNLAEGFRREGWAADLLLARKEGHYLNQVPAGLSVHAFNTRTPVGSFFKLLGYLRRERPDVLFSFLPRENLVALLAKKWRRPATRFCVSEQNTPSEVLKISPWYYALAYRWTVRHLYPGADGLVAVSHGVGKDLHQAFGIEKSRIRVIYNPLIGPEVARRAAEALDDPWYRDRSSPLLLAVGRLEPQKDFFSLLNAFVEIRRVRPCRLLILGEGSLRGPLEARIRELGAEGQVRMPGFVDNPYAWMARADVMVLSSVTEGLCNVIAETVACGTTVVSTDCPHGPWEVLEGGRIGYLAPMGSPKQLAETVLRALESPIDPALLRKKAAEFDRDERIRDYARIAAGLCRAEGSSDKKLSSSEAISSQLRP
- a CDS encoding UDP-glucose/GDP-mannose dehydrogenase family protein encodes the protein MKIGVIGTGYIGLTTGASLAYLGNEVVCQDLDEAKVRRLQEGQLPIFEPHLAELVAAASPRLRFTTRSAEAVADSDFVFIAVGTPSLEDGSPDLGPLREAATQIGHHLGSKPTVVVNKSTVPIGSGNWVASMIREAIREHRPDIPEPRFTVVSNPEFLREGSAIHDTFFPDRIVIGGESAESMEALRDLYRPILAQDFRVPPGLPAPEGKRATALVRTDLASAELIKYSANAFLALKISFINEMALLAEKVGADVRDVAKATGLDRRIGAEFLRAGIGWGGSCFGKDTAALMSTAREYGLALKTVQAAREANERQRELAVEKLAAELKILKGRNVALLGLAFKPHTDDIRDAPALEIVRRLVERGAAVRVHDPVARSDFPGRFGGGQARFCAEVEEAVRDGDAAILVTEWPEYRSLDWPKLAGLMKRPLILDGRNFLDGAALEKAGFRYLGIGR
- a CDS encoding UDP-glucuronic acid decarboxylase family protein, giving the protein MRILITGAAGFLGSHLADRAIASGHQVIAVDNFLTGREINLAHLQGNRSFQLLNRDVIAPLELDGPVDWILHFASPASPPKYLRFPVETMRVNGEGTLHLLELAQRKKAGFLLASTSEVYGDPMVHPQVEGYWGNVNSVGPRAVYDESKRFAEALTANHRRQTGLPTRIIRIFNTYGPRMDPEDGRVVSNFICQALRNRPIEIYGDGRQTRSFQFVDDLVEGIFRLLEVDYSDPVNLGNPQEFTIADFAHLVKARTGSASSLVFKDLPVDDPRRRCPDISLARRILGWSPRVSIEEGLGRTIEYFQQELRRAG